Genomic DNA from Panthera leo isolate Ple1 chromosome A1, P.leo_Ple1_pat1.1, whole genome shotgun sequence:
gaggtggaggtggaggaggaggaggcaagtGGGTGTCAGGATACAGCTCTTCGTCGTCCTCGTATTCTTCCAATATCTCCTCTTCTGGGTAGACGTCAATTCTCAGGTCATGTCTCAAGCTTCCCAGGTAATAGTCCtgatcttcctcctcttcttcctcctggtCCCACACATAGTCCATGTCCCAATTCCTGACGCCACCGTCACCAACCCAGAGTTCATCATCTTCTTGGTCCTGGAACACCTCGTCAGCACTGCCCTGGTACAAAACCTCTCGAATAGAGTTGTCCCATACACCGGTGGCCCCCTCCACATCGTCGTCCTCGTCTTCTTCCCATCCATCTTCTTCCCCGTCCCTGTCTTCCTCATCTTCCTTGCCCCACAGTTGGGTCACACATCCTCGGCAGAAGTTGTGCCCACAGCCTATGGAAACGGGATCCTTGAAGTAATCCAGGCAGATGGCACACACCGCTTCCTCCTGAAGGGTCTGCATGGGGTTAGGAGTAGTGGCACAGCCAGCCATTTTAATGCGCAGCCTGGAGGTGTGGATGCGTCAACTCCGAGCTGAGGAGCGGGGAACGTGTCTGCAGGCTACGTGTCCAAGCTACGCTTGTGACCCAAGGTTTTTCTCTACACTGCTCTTCCTCCTCAGGCCGGCAAAGGAGCCTTACTCCCCTCCCTCAGGCTCTTCCCAGCTCAAGGCGCGAAAGCCCTCTGACGCCGACTCAGCCGCCCTCCAAGAGGAGCGGGAGCGGAACCAGGCTGCAGCTTCCACTTTCCTTCCAGCCTCAGCTTGCAAATCCCGGTCCCGACACGTTTCTTGCCTCCCTCCAGGTTTGCCCGACCCAGCAGCGTCCTCCTCTGGTGGCGGCACTCCCCACCCAGCCCGAGGCGACAGAAAATGACGTAGGCGCTCTAACCCACACTCGGAAAGGGTAGACTGAGCCAATGGAGGACTACGTTCTCTATGATGCCCCAGGGGACGCGACAGTTGGGAGCCCTGACGGCCATCCAGCCGGTCCTGATAGGAAAGACTGGTGAGAATGGGCAGAAGTGGAAAGAGAATCAACACACCATTACACCGCTCCACACCAGCCAGACACAGAGTGTCCAGCAGTCCCTCAGCCGAGGCAGTTCCCCGGACACGGACCCAAAAGGGTGGGGAGAGCGGCGTCCAAACTCGCGCTCTCGTGCACTTTCGGCCCTTCTAGCCTGAAGCCTTTGTGGTAGTGAGAACGCCCTCTCCACGGAGGCCACGCTCGAGGGTGTGGCCTGCAAGAACGCAGTGGGGTGGTGCTTGCGGTAGCGTGGAGTGGCTGTGAAATCAAACGATCTCGCGTGGGGACTCGTATACCTCCAACTTTTCTCCTCAAACCAATTAATCCCTTACTACCTGCAGAGCCTCGGCTTTCTAGCCCTCATCTCTCCCGTTACGACTTCTATGTCCATCTCCACTGTCCTGCAACTTCTCAGATAACCTCAGACTCAGTATGCCCTACGCTGACTTATTCTATAGATCTTTTTGTCTTCATCAATAATGCTTCCATTCACCATCCCCTCACTtatccatgcatgcatgcatgcatgaatacatccacccatccacctgcccattcatttaattaatgtccatcattaattcatttaattcatccATCTATCACATACATGCATAacccatccatttatccatccacttTATTATAGGAACAAAAACATGAGTAAGGCATGATCAGTCCCTTCAAGGTGTTCAGTTACAGGCGTGTGGTTATCCTTAACCCAAGGTTTTTacaaggtttgtttttctttctttccttgaccCTCATTAAGTGCGTTGCACATATTAATCCAATACAGACTTGCACATATGTAACAGAAATAAGATTTCTGAAAATTGTTCTTTCCCTTATGGCAGTCAAGGCACCCTGATATGTTCTATTCTATTTTGCTTCGGTAAAATGCTGTTCAAGATCCACTGGTATGACTGCACCCCTCAGTAATTGCTCACTATTTGGTTTGAGGAACACCACCTGCCCTAATGGAATCTTCAAGGCACCCTGGAACCCCTGCTGTCCCTCTCTGAGCCCAAACTTGAACTGTAAATTCTACAGAGCAGGGATGGTAAATGTGCTGTTAACATTGTACATGCAGCTCATCTATCATAATGCTGAACATACAGCCTATCTGCTGAATAAATAgtaaacaaacacaacaaaatgcAACCATCAAGTCCTGCTGATTTTTATCTCCCCAAACCTAGGCCGATTTCTCTATCTCTTCCTGTCATCCTAGATCTGACCCTATCAGCTTCCAACTGGATACATTTCCTAAAGGGTCGTTTGCCCTCATTTCAGTCCATCCTGAAGCCACCAGAACCATCCACCTGAAATGGAAGTCTGACACACTCATGCTAGGCTGTTGGCCTCTATGTCTTTGGGCATGTTCTTCCACCTGGAAGGCTTTTGTTTCACTGGTTCACCCAGATATAGCTCCTTAATTATCCTTCAGGTCTCTGCCTAGGCATAACCTCTTGAAGGAGACGCTTCCCTGAGGCTCGTCCCAGACTGTGTTAGCACTCCAACTCTGTCACTTAACTCTGTGTGTGACTTTGGACTAGTTTCTTAACAACTGTGCTGCTATatccccatctgcaaaataaagatGACAGTAGCACACATATATTAGAGTTGTTGTGAAGTTGGAATAATTGACATCTGTAAAGTAATTGGAACAGTGCCTACTGGGGCTATCTTTGTATCCCCATCACCTACTATTATATGCCCTTCCTGTAGTAGATGAGCCATAGAAGAAAGTCCTCCTCTTTGAAGGGTCAGGAGATTGGGACCCTGTGGTGAAAAATGTCCTACTGCCTGTCGCTTAGTGGTTTGGAAAACCTTAtgtttggagagggagggagttgAAACCCAGGCCTGGCCTGCCTACAGTGGGGCATCTATTGGTAGTGTTTATTTGTTAGGAAACTAACAAGTAAATTCCCATTATACAATCTGGGAGCCTTCCTAGAGGTCATGACCGAGCTGAGGAGCCACGAGGGGAAATCTGAACAAGAAGAACTGAAACTGCATTTCAAGGCTGAAATACTTACCCATCTCTGAATGCGGGTTGTACCCTACACATGGAATGGTAGGGGAACCAGCTGGGGAGTAGAACAAAAGAAGAGGGGGCTGctcagagttgcatgctctttggACCCAACCAGCCATGTGCCCCTAGCAGAATTTTTAGGTTGGAGAAGCCCACACAAGAGTTCAACTGCAGATAATTAAATTTCAGTTCATGGTGACAAGGCAAGCCCTTGTCACAGACACTGGGGACCATTTGTCAGAGGTACTAGAGGGGCAGTCTAGCATTGGTTACGTTGCCCAGGGGTTGACAAATCTGGCCCTCAGTTTCTTTTTGTAAACCCCAAGAggtaagaatggtttttaaattttattttttttaaatttttttaaatttaaattttaaatttaaatttaaatttttttttaagtttatttattttgagagaaagagtgcaagcatgcatgcatgagttggtgggggtggggcacagcagagagagagggagagagagaatcccaagcaggctccacactgtcagcacagagcccaaagtgggactcggtcccacgaactgtgagatcatgacctgagctaaaatccatTGTCTggggctcaactgactgagtcacccagggcaccccaagaatggtttttaaattttaaaggagtTCAATAAAGATGAATATGTGGATGGAGACTATATGTGGCCagagaaatctaaaatatttactctctgatactttacagaaaatgtttgctgacacCTGGGCTAGGAGGCATGGAATAGAGGATCTCTAGAGTGTCTTTTGATGTGATTCTGGCTTGTTTCTCCCCTCTGGGTTCAAGAGCCAGACTCTTTCCCTAGCACTCCCTTCTTGAGTCAGATTACAGAGGTCCTGGCTGGACAGGTGAGTGTGACCAGTAGGTCTGCCTTGAGTCTGGTTGTGGGTTTGTGGGTGGTGTCACTGTTATAGACTCCAGAAATACTGGTAGTTCTTTCACTCCCCTCCACTTGAAATGTGACATCCATACAGAAATGCACAAATCATAAATTTATAGCtccaaaaaaatttcaaagttatACATTGAGAACAAGAAATGGGCATCCCCAGAAATCCCATGTCCACTTCCACTCATTCCCCATAGCAGGCAAGCACTATCCTGACTTCTGTAGCCATGgattagttttgtctttttgtgaacTTCACCAAAATGGAACATACAATGTGTGCTTTTAtgcttggcttctttcattttacttaatgTCCAAgggattcatccatgctgttgtatGTAGTAGTAAATTCTTCATTCCAATTTGGTATAACTGCTCCATTGTGTAAGTAGAGCAAATTTGTTTACCTGTTCTTCTGTTGaggggcatttgggttgtttccagtctggGGCTATTATGAACAGTGCTTTGAACACTTGAATCTGTCATTTAGTGAACATATGTAtggattttcttcttctggatGTAAGATTTAGGAGTCAAGTTACTAGGTCAGAGGGATACATAGGTTTAGTTTTGAGTACATCCTACTTAACTGTTATTATTTAAACCTTGGAATTAAGAGCCCCCTGCACTTTGGTTATTTCACTGGGATGGGTGGGGCTGGACCAGAGTGGGACACTGAGGCTGAGTAAGAGGTAGTAACTAGGCCTCTGGAGTGCTACCCCAGGCCTCTCCTTGCTGGCACCTCCCCAGAGCAGACCAGGTGAGCTAGCATGAGGTACCAGTCCTCAGGCAGCACACAAAGTTAGGGATCTCAGGAGCAGCCTGTTGTCATCATCAGGGATTTTAGGGGACACCTCAAGCTCAACCTGTCCCCCAACTCATTTCTTTCAAAGGGCATTCTCTTCACCTCACCACCTCCTTTCCAGCTAGCCTTTAGAGTTGAAGATGATGAgtgccaggcaccccatttcctGATGGGGACAGATGCTGGATGGAAGACATATGATCCAGGACAGTTcccctgtgtcttctcctctggTGTCCTGGTGGGGAAGATCAGGTAGCCTGTGTGGGTAAGAAtccaccctcccaaccccccaaGCCCCATCTGATTCATGGTCAGGTCTAACTTGGAGCCTGCAATATTCTCCCTGCTCCCAACATTCTCAGATACTCCCTAGCTCCCTCCCACTGGCTGTTTCTTCCCAGGCAAATGTCTCAGGAGGTGGTTGCAAGGACAGATTTTGCCTTCTGAGCTTAGTACACTGTGAAGGGAAAATGAGTTTTGGCACAGCCTTCATCTTCCTTAACTCAGGCTCAGCTTCTCCTCCATTTTCACTGcaatgctttggctctctggaTCTCTCCCTGTCCTGGATTTGCTCTAGCATGTGGCTCCGTCAATGTGGCCAGGAAGCAGGCCTAGAGAAACCTGAGGGTCAGCCTTTTGGCATAGGGCAGACTGGCAGACTGACTCCCTTTTCCCTAGCTGTTTGTCTTGAGGTGAAGCTGTGTGATTCCATTCTGGAACTTACTATTCAGTTACATGGCAGTCTAGGGGCAAGGCTAAAGAGACACAAATGAAACAGCCTGTGTCTTCAATCCTCTTCTGTTTACATTGGTCTGTGAGCTTCTTCAGGAAGttaggggattaaaaaaaaaaaaaaaaaaaagactcgtcCAGGACTGGGCCTTCCTCCTGGTCTTTGTTGCTGGCCAAGCCTTGACTGCCTGGACCCAACCGAGAGACATGTGCTGTGGGCATCATGGAACCTCAGAGCAGGGATGGCTAGGAGGGCTtctgggagcatgacctgagcacaagtctCAGAGAATTCCTGGAGGCTGTGGGGAGAGTAGGTGTGGCATTCTAGGATTGGAACAGTGCAGTTACTTACAGGACTGAGGCTGCAATGGGGATAGCCTGTAAGGAAGCCTTGTATTTGGTGGACATAGAAGCTAATATTCATCGAATactcataatttattatttattaatcaatgcattcattcattcgacacATCATCACAAAGCACAATTCCAGGCCACACTGAATTCTGCCCTAAATATGGTGGTCTGGAAAAAGTCGTGGTTTGGGACTAGAGTCCAGAGGGTTAGCAGGTAAGATCTGTGTCAGTGGAGGGGTATCTCAGTGCAGCCTGAAGACTAGAGAAGTCTGATGTAGCATTCCTCCCGTGGGGAAGATGTCTTGGCCTCTGTGAGTGAGGGGATGGCCTGTGGATGGAAATCCCATGGTTCTGACCCAAGGCCAGGCCAGtctgggctgagagagagaagcagttcTCAGGAGCAGCTAGTGGAAGTATTGCCCTGCTGGGTGAGAAGGTTGCTTTTCCTGTGGGTCTGTGATTTTTTGCAAAGCTGTCTTCCTGTCCTTGCCAGATTTGTAGGCCCCTTTACTGCTTCCAAGTGTGCTTAGAACCCTCCTCACTTGCCCTCCTGCCTCTGTCTACTCCTAAGACTGTGGTAGTAATCAGGGGGCACCCAGGGGAACACTTGGGGCTCAGATGAACTCCCTCTGTGTTTGCCTTCTGTCCTCTCACGAGCTTCTCTCCAGGCAGGAGTGGCTGAGGAAAGAACCAGGGAGGTAGGCAGGCAGGGCATCTGGGCTGGTCCTGCTGGGTCCAGAGCCCCTGTCTTTTGGTTGAGATCACTGACCAGCCATTGctaagcagagaaacaaaaatgggaGAGGGAGCAAGGCCTGGGTTAAGTGAGACCACCTTATTTTCTGGGGCTGTTCATCCCTCTGTGGAATTAGACTCGGGACTCCCAGGTTCACCTCCTACCTGGCCATGAGGTGCTGGTGCATGTTCCTTTGTCTCAGGTTTTGCAGGTGCACTGGACTTAAACCAATATATGCTTGGGGTGTgggtggaagagaaagagagatgtgcACTGGAGAGAGCTGACATCCTAGACAGGAAGGACTCTAAcatgagaagcagagagaggtggCATGATCATGGGGTTTGTGGGGGAGAGTGTGTCAAGTTATCAGGGGCTTGTAGGGTGCTATATGGGGTTCCTTTAggtctaaaatttattttatggttcCATGGGCAAAACACTGAACTAGTCTGTAAAGGAAATGtgattgaaacaaaataaagctgAAGGATGCTCAGTTGCCAAGATCTCATAATCTAGTTATAGAGCAGATACTTCCTGAAGGTCAGAATGGTGGTGCCCTTGGCAACAAGAAGATCAGATTCTTTCAGGGGTGTGAACTAGAAGTTATTGGGTTAGTAGGACTCAGGAAAGGGGagaacagcaccccccccccccatgttagGGGGCAGTGTAGTGGCCACCCCTCTCCTCAAGATATTTTTGTCTACCAGGCCCTGTCCCCAGAGTCCCAGGTTCCCATGCAGATGTCAGGTTCCCAACTACCGGGAAGGTCAGGTAGGTGGAGGTTGAGGAAAACCATTAGGAAAAGGAAGTGAggtgaaaaaaaaggaatggctaTCTAGGGCAGATACAGACAGCACAGCCCAAGCCCTCAGGCAATTTCTAAACCAAGTAGCCAATGAGGCCACTCTGATAAGTGGTGACCCTACCCTTTGGGTTGTGGCAGGTGGCTGGGGCTCTGCTGCCATCCTGTAGGCACCGTTCTGAAACTGTATCAGTCCATGGCCTTTCTGCCCTCTCTCCTCATCAGAGAGATGGTCCTACAATCCTGCAGCCCAAGAAGTACTCAGAGTTCTGCACATAGAGATGCGCAGAACTGAACAGGAAATTCTAGCCCATTCTGCCCAAGGCTCACACTTATAGAAGCCAGTGTCCGTGGGATGAGTACCTCATCTAAGGCTCCCTGAATTTACAAATCCTCTGTATCAAAGAAGCCACACAAACTGCTGGTCTAAGGCCTATGCTTTACTAGGCAGGACCAATGCTGGAGGATGGGGTGGGTAAAGTTAGCTGTGGGTGAAGGAGCCTGATGTCTTTGGGGGTAGGGGGACAGAAATGTGACATAGCTATACTAATTCAAAGTGAGACTGACTGACCAGAGCCTCCTCCCATCTGCTTCTCCACAAATACACTGGGCCCTCATGCTCCTCAGGGATGGAGTTTTGACCTTTGCTCTGGAGATCCTAAGCACATCTTCAAAGGTCAGCACAGGCACTTGTGCCTTCCATTGGTGTGGGCCAGACCCACCTTGTGCCTCAACATTTTCACTGTACAGAcaagggtaaaaataaaatatttattatcaaaaAATCTTATTAATACAGGTCCACAGCCCTTACCTGAAACCCTGGGGGCCAGATGTATTTAAGAATTTAGAATTCTTTGGGCTTTAGAAAATGCCAAAGTATAGATGCTGAATGTTACATAACATCTCCAGAGTTTGTCTGGGGCACCACTCCATAatcaaatatatcaatatatctgTGGAAAATTGTGAAAAGGCACACTGGCCTACAAATAGCCTCACTTCACTTCAGGTTGGGTTTTGATGCCAAAATAAGGAAGGAACTTCTGGTTTTGGGTTAGGGTTTTCACAATTGCAGATAAGGGATTGCAGATTTGTGCTTATGTACCCATTTACAGAATGGCACAGATGTCATTGAGGTTTTTGGTGCAGTAGTAAAGTGCCCAGACTGTAGCCACAGACTTCCTGGTTTCATGTCCTGACTCTGGCACAAACCAGCCATAGGACCTTGGGCTTCAATGTCTTCACCTGTAGCACAGGATTATTAATTCTCCCACACAGGCGTGTTATGAGGATCACACAGTTTAGTACATGTAAAAGTGCTCAGAACCAGcacagcatggatcctgatggCAGCACtaagacaggcagacagacattAGAGACATTTTCAGTGCAATCACATAGTTGCAAGCTCACTGCTGAGGTTCTTCAGGCCACCAGGGCAGGCTGAATCTGTCTAGTATCACAAATCTTTCACATCCTTCAGCTTGGGGCCTCCCAGGGCTGCAGACATGAAGGTTTCAGAAATCCCCACAAGAGGCTTAGTCATGCCTTGGGGCTctacagagaggcagagggtgccCTGTGAAGGGCCCAAGCTTGTGTCCTTTATGCCAGTGGAGTGGTCCCTCTGCTGTGGCTAGGGAGTCCTCTCCCTTTGCACATCTGCTGGCCGGCTGTGTGACTTGAACTGCTCtctgaataaacaaaaatgtgtgcTCCCCAGGAGATTCTTATTTACAAAGGAGACGTAGGGTTTCTGCTATACTGAAATTCAGAGAAGGAGAGGCTGGACCTTCCCAGACACATCCTTAACAAGAATTCTTAACAAGCATTTCCACAGGACATAGTGAAACTTCTCTTCCCCTTATTGTAAAAGTAACATGTACTTATTGTAAAAATTCAAACCATTCAAGAGGACAGGATGGAAAATACTGACTGTATTGTTTTCCATCCTTCAGCTGCCCTGGGCTAACAGGTCCCTGGGCACCTGTCCCTTGAACTTCTCATACACACAAAGTCACCCCCTgccacatgccccccccccccccacaccgtcACTCCctacacaccctcacacacatcATGGACCCCCTTGTCCTCACACACCTACCCTCACCCTGCAGGAACCACATATCCTCACACCCCCCAACACTCCAAtcttctttataaaagaaaatatacatacacacaagaaCACATTTATAAAAGGAGGTAGGCATTTGGCCATGCTGCCCCCATAACTCCTTGACTGTTCTTCTGGTTCTTCCTTAACTCCCCATAGCTGTGGTTTTCATGTTGGGGAAGTGGAGGTGAGAATACCATCACCGAACTCACAGAGTACCTGAGAGGCTCAGGTGGGATTTACACTTTACATGAAATTATCGTGCAAATTGTCAAGTGTGAACCGATCTGAGGAATTATTACTGCCCTCCTTCCCATGCCCCCAAACTGGAGACAATTAGACTTTTAAAAGGACTTCAGGAAGATGGCAAATGTATCTTAGTGGCCCAGACTGCTTGTGATGAGGCTGATGGAGCTGAGGAGGGCTCAGTTTTGAGGTGGGGTGGGCCCTTCACAGTTGGATCACCACTGCCAGCCAGCTAGCACACTGGATGCCCCCAAACCCTCTATAAAACACCTCCTTGATCTGTGACAGTGAACTTGTGTCAGCAGAGCAGCTGAGCAGCCTCCACGCTCACTGGGTTTTGGGAATTATGAGGCTCCTCTCCACCTGCAGGGAGAAAGTAGGGAGGTGATCCAGACTgctccccagccctctcccaAACTCAGCAGTGGCTCAATGGAGTGCTCCTTGCCCCCTCCACCTGGCTCCCAGAtggtgggagggagcagagggtgaGGGATGAGGCCATGCTGGAGACCGGAAAGCTTCCGCCCACCACCCTGCCTCCATTTTTGGTTTTCAGGCATCTTAGCCATGCTTGGGAGCACCTGGGGCTTCCTCTCCCCAACCCACCCATCCCACAATCACCTGGGGCTTGTTTGCAAGATTCCTTATTCCTGGCTAtgggaaaaagaacacaaaaggagAGACTAGGTGGGTGGTAGGCAGAGGTGGGGGTCCCAGGTACCCAccttccactctctctccccctctcggGTCTTTTGAAGGTCAATCCTAGTGGTCTTCCCTGGCTGTGTGATCCACAGTGTCTTTAGGGCAATGTATGGCTATTGGGTGGGGGTACTTGGGCTTTTCCACAGATGGGGACAGGTGTTCAATAGTAGTTGCTTCTCCCCAAGAGAGAACAGTTCTGGTGGAAGGGATGGGAGCAGAGCATTCCTCCCTATAGGGTTGAGCTGGCTGTGAGGACCctccaccacttttttttttcttccctacttACCTTGAGAGTACTGCTTGATGAAAATCAAAACTCCAGCCACCAGCAAGAAAGTGATGGTGAAGATGATGGAGATAACCTTGGCACTGGTTATCCACTGATGAGAGGGTGCTTCTAAGGAcggcagagaaaagggggcacCAGCCCCATGCCATGGGACTGTCTCTGGGTTCCCTgggaccctcccctgctcctcctcatCCCCTCTGCCAAGCCCATCTCCTCACCCCAGGCCACAGTGAGTGTATGGTTCAAGCTGGAGTGCTGCACATGGCAAATGTACCCATTCTCCATCCTGGCTGGCACCCGCACGGCCGCCCATGTCTGGTAGGTACCGTCTCCACCGGGGCGTGTCTCCACATACTCAGTCTCTTGAaccagctcctcctcccccagccaccaGCTCAGTGAGATGTCCCGTGGGTAGAAGCCCCGGGCCCAGCATCTCAGTGTGATGTCCCCATCCTCAGCTGTGTGTCTTGTCACCTGCACTTTGGGCGGCTCTGCAGAGAGAGGTTGAGGGAGGAAGGCTGGTGAGAAGCTGCTCTCTGCTCATTCCTCATGCCTGATCCTGGGCTGCTCTAGCATTTTCCAGGGTGGAGGACACCCCTTCTACCCACAGAAACCCTGTGGCTTTCTCAGAGACTTTACATACTTCCTCCATGACTTCTTGCACATGGTAGGTGTCTAACAAGAAGTGAAGGCAAGAATGATGGTCCTTCCCTCACTTTGGAATGAGGTGGTCATGTGTgtagctctggagccagacagcctggaATTGAAGCCCAGCCTGACTCCTGTCCACAATCCTCCAGTCTCTCAGGGCCGGATggggattctttgttttttcctttcaggattGTTCCAAATGACATAATCCGTGagtgatggttcattttatgtgtcaactttactGGACCACACTGTGCCTAGGCATTTGCTCAAGCATTACTCTGGGTGAGATTCACATCTGAA
This window encodes:
- the TRIM52 gene encoding E3 ubiquitin-protein ligase TRIM52 isoform X2, producing MAGCATTPNPMQTLQEEAVCAICLDYFKDPVSIGCGHNFCRGCVTQLWGKEDEEDRDGEEDGWEEDEDDDVEGATGVWDNSIREVLYQGSADEVFQDQEDDELWVGDGGVRNWDMDYVWDQEEEEEEDQDYYLGSLRHDLRIDVYPEEEILEEYEDDEELYPDTHLPPPPPPPPPPPPPPPPRQFICPQCRKSFKRRSFRPNLQLANMVQIIRQMSPTPYRGSRGNDQGICSKHQEALKLFCEVDKEAICVVCRESRTHKQHSVVPVEEVVQEYKILAEPGPHD
- the TRIM52 gene encoding E3 ubiquitin-protein ligase TRIM52 isoform X1; this translates as MAGCATTPNPMQTLQEEAVCAICLDYFKDPVSIGCGHNFCRGCVTQLWGKEDEEDRDGEEDGWEEDEDDDVEGATGVWDNSIREVLYQGSADEVFQDQEDDELWVGDGGVRNWDMDYVWDQEEEEEEDQDYYLGSLRHDLRIDVYPEEEILEEYEDDEELYPDTHLPPPPPPPPPPPPPPPPRQFICPQCRKSFKRRSFRPNLQLANMVQIIRQMSPTPYRGSRGNDQGICSKHQEALKLFCEVDKEAICVVCRESRTHKQHSVVPVEEVVQEYKEKKMKKFVKPCIPSAATTLRGN
- the TRIM52 gene encoding E3 ubiquitin-protein ligase TRIM52 isoform X3 — protein: MAGCATTPNPMQTLQEEAVCAICLDYFKDPVSIGCGHNFCRGCVTQLWGKEDEEDRDGEEDGWEEDEDDDVEGATGVWDNSIREVLYQGSADEVFQDQEDDELWVGDGGVRNWDMDYVWDQEEEEEEDQDYYLGSLRHDLRIDVYPEEEILEEYEDDEELYPDTHLPPPPPPPPPPPPPPPPRQFICPQCRKSFKRRSFRPNLQLANMVQIIRQMSPTPYRGSRGNDQGICSKHQEALKLFCEVDKEAICVVCRESRTHKQHSVVPVEEVVQEYKSSS
- the TRIM52 gene encoding E3 ubiquitin-protein ligase TRIM52 isoform X4; this translates as MAGCATTPNPMQTLQEEAVCAICLDYFKDPVSIGCGHNFCRGCVTQLWGKEDEEDRDGEEDGWEEDEDDDVEGATGVWDNSIREVLYQGSADEVFQDQEDDELWVGDGGVRNWDMDYVWDQEEEEEEDQDYYLGSLRHDLRIDVYPEEEILEEYEDDEELYPDTHLPPPPPPPPPPPPPPPPRQFICPQCRKSFKRRSFRPNLQLANMVQIIRQMSPTPYRGSRGNDQGICSKHQEALKLFCEVDKEAICVVCRESRTHKQHSVVPVEEVVQEYKPF